A window of the Egibacter rhizosphaerae genome harbors these coding sequences:
- a CDS encoding D-alanyl-D-alanine carboxypeptidase/D-alanyl-D-alanine-endopeptidase, whose product MSRPRPWFRQRRRRAPVLAVGLLLATAVAVASVLAFAAGGQAPSPDTAPDTAAPSSESPIRPGGPAPRDERADREQMLRPHDSAARETPFYRGSSGSGEPDTAGTTPEEEPRSEPRDLPPHLVDHLEGLLAEDDITDIEELSVAVLDPDGHLVAGHEPERAVVPASTQKLVTSAAALRELGPEHEFTTRAVATGPIIDGTLEGDLVIVGEGDPTLASEPFRDEVHPQRPHTPIEPLTEAVEEAGVDTIEGSVLGDPSFFADEPEPGGWRERYFHSLDTTRSSGLTIDAGRELEERDGRLLGAAAEDPALTTAEVVTELLDDADIDVDGDPGRAPSEDGHTHPEAEELGAVHSPPLGELLEVVMQESDNHLADATFRTLGAHDGNPTWGGSDDAVREALRDLDPSWGDAVLADGSGLSRDDRLSALLLAELDHAVTAEHDEFWRETHAVAGESGTLRRRLTGTAAEGNVFAKTGTLRDSRALAGHVDSRDGDRYHFAILGGDLDGPGIQAVRRLQDDLALVLADPPDCEPADHPGTCDPPEDDESDDGENDDGENDDGADG is encoded by the coding sequence ATGAGCCGTCCTCGTCCCTGGTTCCGGCAGCGACGGCGCCGCGCACCCGTGCTCGCGGTGGGCCTCCTCCTCGCGACCGCGGTCGCGGTCGCGAGCGTCCTCGCGTTCGCCGCGGGCGGGCAGGCGCCCTCACCCGACACGGCCCCGGACACGGCCGCGCCGTCCTCCGAGTCGCCCATCAGGCCCGGGGGTCCGGCTCCCCGGGACGAGCGCGCCGACCGGGAGCAGATGCTCCGCCCCCACGACTCGGCTGCCCGCGAGACCCCGTTCTATCGGGGGTCCAGCGGGTCCGGCGAACCCGACACCGCCGGGACCACCCCCGAGGAGGAGCCCCGCAGCGAGCCGCGGGACCTGCCGCCCCATCTGGTCGACCACCTCGAGGGGCTGCTGGCAGAGGACGACATCACCGACATCGAGGAGCTGTCGGTGGCGGTTCTCGACCCGGACGGCCACCTCGTCGCCGGCCACGAGCCCGAGCGCGCGGTCGTGCCCGCCTCCACACAGAAGCTCGTGACCTCCGCCGCCGCCCTGCGGGAGCTGGGACCCGAGCACGAGTTCACGACGCGCGCGGTCGCGACCGGACCGATCATCGACGGCACGCTCGAGGGCGACCTGGTGATCGTCGGCGAAGGCGATCCCACCCTCGCCAGCGAGCCCTTCCGCGACGAGGTCCATCCCCAGCGTCCGCACACCCCCATCGAGCCGCTCACCGAGGCGGTCGAGGAGGCGGGTGTGGACACCATCGAAGGGTCCGTGCTGGGCGACCCCTCCTTCTTCGCCGACGAGCCCGAGCCGGGTGGGTGGAGGGAGCGCTACTTCCACTCGCTCGACACCACCCGGTCGAGCGGGCTGACGATCGACGCCGGCCGCGAGCTCGAGGAGCGCGACGGCCGGCTCCTCGGCGCGGCCGCGGAGGATCCCGCCCTCACCACCGCGGAGGTCGTCACCGAACTCCTCGACGACGCCGACATCGACGTCGATGGCGACCCCGGCCGCGCTCCGTCCGAGGACGGGCACACCCACCCGGAGGCCGAGGAGCTCGGCGCGGTTCACAGCCCGCCCCTCGGCGAGCTCCTCGAAGTGGTGATGCAGGAGAGCGACAACCACCTCGCCGACGCCACCTTCCGCACGCTCGGCGCGCACGACGGCAACCCGACCTGGGGGGGCAGTGACGATGCGGTCCGCGAGGCCCTCCGCGACCTCGACCCCTCCTGGGGTGACGCGGTGCTCGCCGACGGCTCGGGGCTCTCGCGCGACGACCGGCTGTCCGCCCTGCTCCTCGCCGAGCTCGACCACGCGGTGACCGCCGAGCACGACGAGTTCTGGCGTGAGACCCACGCCGTCGCGGGTGAGTCCGGCACGCTGCGACGCCGGCTGACCGGCACGGCCGCCGAGGGCAACGTGTTCGCCAAGACGGGAACGCTGCGGGACAGCCGTGCCCTGGCTGGTCACGTGGACAGTCGGGACGGTGACCGCTACCACTTCGCGATCCTGGGCGGCGATCTCGACGGGCCGGGCATCCAGGCGGTCCGACGCTTGCAGGACGATCTGGCGCTGGTGCTGGCCGATCCGCCCGACTGCGAGCCTGCCGACCACCCCGGGACCTGTGACCCGCCGGAGGACGACGAGAGCGACGACGGCGAGAACGACGACGGCGAGAACGACGACGGCGCCGACGGGTGA
- a CDS encoding pyridoxamine 5'-phosphate oxidase family protein, with the protein MRVPSKALGESSRCVLALNGRRGPVLAPMTYWSDGAHLWLTTAASSTKAALLRRSPQCQVYVAPPEVGAPGVVARGEARVFGLDDPVGLALHGPAIGGALAALGARNLPGVLGYARDLPRVPKAWRPRARVVLRVRLGDAKLVTPPALDAGVAPALPSVVPADVRRALAGERRVALGLGEDRGLAIAPATWSATDHGIAIDSPLLDAAAATGRRACVAVHAEPGSGPLGVAGSALHGELAQGVLTPQRVTWWRGFSAETVGVPSRQPGGIELPD; encoded by the coding sequence GTGCGCGTGCCCAGCAAGGCTCTCGGTGAGTCGAGTCGGTGCGTGCTCGCCCTGAACGGGCGGCGGGGACCGGTCCTGGCGCCGATGACGTACTGGTCCGACGGGGCCCACCTGTGGCTCACGACGGCCGCATCGTCGACCAAGGCCGCGCTGCTGCGCCGCAGCCCACAGTGCCAGGTGTACGTGGCGCCTCCCGAGGTGGGCGCTCCCGGCGTCGTGGCCCGAGGGGAGGCACGGGTGTTCGGCCTCGACGATCCCGTCGGCCTCGCCCTGCACGGACCGGCGATCGGAGGGGCGCTCGCCGCTCTCGGGGCACGCAACCTGCCCGGCGTGCTCGGTTACGCGCGCGATCTCCCCCGCGTGCCGAAGGCCTGGCGACCACGTGCACGGGTGGTCCTGCGCGTACGGCTGGGGGATGCCAAGCTCGTGACCCCGCCAGCCCTCGATGCCGGTGTCGCGCCGGCGCTGCCGAGCGTCGTGCCGGCCGATGTGCGTCGCGCGCTGGCGGGGGAGCGACGTGTCGCCCTTGGCCTCGGTGAGGACAGAGGGCTCGCGATCGCGCCGGCGACGTGGAGCGCCACGGACCACGGGATCGCGATCGACAGTCCGCTGCTCGACGCGGCTGCCGCGACAGGGCGACGGGCCTGCGTGGCGGTCCACGCCGAACCCGGCTCCGGCCCGCTCGGTGTCGCGGGGAGCGCGCTGCACGGCGAGCTCGCGCAGGGTGTCCTCACCCCGCAGCGCGTCACGTGGTGGCGGGGTTTCTCCGCGGAGACCGTCGGCGTGCCCTCCCGGCAACCCGGTGGCATCGAGTTGCCCGACTGA
- a CDS encoding 50S ribosomal protein L11 methyltransferase codes for MRRVVDPAESLPMPPAASNASPTTMPAWALRTDRSLDELDPHLPALEAAGLLGADEVEGRATLWFATRPSRALPIEGRWEEVPATDWNAAWRASVEPVEAVRVRIVPPWWQDPPGVGHHDLVELRIEPAQAFGTGHHETTAMCLEALQWEPLENLAVLDVGTGTGILAIAALRLGARHACGVDTDPVAIEAARENADANLADPAALVLAVGSVDAVAPGWDLVLANLDTRALGLSAPALTEAVAPHGTLIVSGVSTERADEARGALERTGLTVTRTEGREWVAMRATHAS; via the coding sequence ATGCGCCGCGTGGTCGATCCCGCCGAGAGCCTGCCGATGCCACCCGCAGCGAGCAACGCCTCCCCCACCACGATGCCTGCGTGGGCACTGCGCACCGACCGTTCCCTGGACGAGCTCGATCCGCACCTGCCCGCGCTCGAGGCCGCGGGGCTCCTCGGGGCGGACGAGGTGGAGGGACGGGCGACCCTCTGGTTCGCCACCCGGCCGAGCCGGGCGCTGCCGATCGAGGGCCGCTGGGAGGAAGTGCCCGCCACGGACTGGAACGCTGCGTGGCGCGCCTCGGTCGAGCCGGTCGAGGCGGTGCGGGTGCGGATCGTGCCGCCGTGGTGGCAGGATCCACCGGGCGTCGGGCATCACGACCTCGTCGAGCTGCGGATCGAGCCGGCACAAGCCTTCGGGACCGGCCATCACGAAACCACGGCCATGTGCCTCGAGGCGTTGCAGTGGGAGCCGCTGGAGAACCTGGCGGTCCTCGATGTCGGCACCGGCACCGGCATCCTCGCCATCGCGGCGCTGCGACTCGGCGCGAGGCATGCCTGCGGCGTCGACACCGATCCCGTGGCGATCGAGGCCGCCCGGGAGAACGCGGACGCGAACCTGGCTGATCCGGCGGCCCTCGTGCTCGCCGTCGGCAGCGTCGACGCGGTGGCCCCCGGGTGGGACCTCGTCCTCGCCAACCTCGACACGCGCGCGCTCGGCCTGAGCGCACCCGCTCTCACGGAGGCCGTGGCACCGCACGGGACGCTGATCGTCAGCGGCGTGAGCACGGAACGGGCCGACGAGGCCCGCGGCGCGCTGGAGCGGACGGGGCTCACCGTGACGCGCACCGAGGGGCGTGAATGGGTGGCCATGCGGGCAACCCACGCGTCGTGA
- a CDS encoding aminotransferase class IV, producing the protein MAMTVTPPLRALLDGEPADEDGVRLAITDDGVARGDGAFETVGVWDGRPFRWDDHLDRLDASLAKTLLPPADRAAITADRDRLLDGLTIDGALRCYVTASGTRVLTLSPGPTSPPGQVLMPQPAPWIQPPAEYEPAGAKTMSYGPNMAASRAARRDGGDDALLVASDGTVLEGPTFCVLWVSGGTLCTAPVDRGIVDSISRRTLLELADDLGIPTRVVGVPVPALADASEVLICSAVRDVASIGRIGPHVFDGPTPVRDALSGALDAARRGGRRPAAGAPP; encoded by the coding sequence ATGGCCATGACGGTGACGCCGCCGTTGCGCGCGCTGCTCGACGGCGAGCCGGCCGACGAGGACGGTGTCCGCCTCGCGATCACCGACGACGGGGTCGCGCGTGGTGACGGCGCCTTCGAGACCGTCGGGGTCTGGGACGGCCGCCCGTTCCGGTGGGACGACCACCTCGACCGGCTCGACGCGTCGCTCGCGAAGACGCTGCTGCCGCCAGCCGACCGGGCCGCGATCACGGCCGATCGCGACCGCCTGCTCGACGGCCTCACCATCGACGGGGCGCTGCGCTGCTACGTCACGGCTTCGGGCACGCGGGTGCTCACCTTGTCGCCGGGGCCGACGAGCCCGCCCGGACAGGTGCTCATGCCGCAGCCGGCGCCGTGGATCCAGCCCCCGGCGGAGTACGAGCCGGCGGGCGCGAAGACGATGTCGTACGGGCCGAACATGGCCGCCTCCCGGGCCGCCCGCCGGGACGGCGGCGACGACGCGCTCCTCGTCGCGTCCGACGGCACGGTGCTCGAGGGACCCACCTTCTGCGTGCTCTGGGTGAGCGGCGGGACGCTGTGCACCGCACCCGTCGACCGCGGCATCGTCGACTCGATCAGCCGACGGACGTTGTTGGAGCTCGCCGACGACCTCGGGATCCCGACCCGCGTGGTCGGGGTGCCGGTCCCCGCACTCGCCGATGCGAGCGAGGTGCTCATCTGCTCCGCCGTGCGCGACGTGGCCTCGATCGGGCGGATCGGGCCGCACGTGTTCGACGGTCCGACGCCGGTGCGCGACGCGCTCTCGGGTGCGCTCGACGCCGCCCGTCGGGGTGGGCGCCGACCAGCGGCGGGCGCTCCTCCGTAG
- a CDS encoding class I SAM-dependent RNA methyltransferase, with protein MTAARTETITADGIAHGGEAVGRLADGKACFVAHAIPGETVVVAVEDERKRFARGTAVEVVEPSPHRVTPPCPHFGPGRCGGCRLQHISPAHQAVLLRRIVTEQLERIARLEDPPVAETVRPHGGDGLGYRNRARFTPDGSGHLGFHRAASHEVEPVATCPLLEPAAQAAREAAGDTWQGVDAVVVRSDADGHRSIEVHPGDDPLPPLTPHAPDTALIGTDGPVALRGDPRLREQVGEVSLRVSPTVFFQPSRAGASALTDLVRTEAAVRTGERVLDAYAGVGLFGAALAADGGRVTAVEGDPLATEDALVNLPADAEVITAPVPEAVAELAQDGERFGVVVLDPPRKGAGPESVVALADRCDRTLVYVSCDPAALARDTRALIDHGWRLARATPVDQFTHSAHVEIVARFERPA; from the coding sequence ATGACGGCTGCGCGGACGGAGACCATCACCGCCGACGGGATTGCCCACGGGGGGGAGGCAGTCGGGCGTCTGGCGGACGGCAAGGCGTGCTTCGTCGCGCACGCCATTCCCGGTGAGACGGTCGTGGTCGCCGTGGAGGACGAGCGCAAGCGCTTTGCCCGCGGCACCGCGGTGGAGGTGGTGGAACCCTCGCCCCACCGGGTGACACCGCCGTGTCCGCACTTCGGTCCGGGCCGCTGCGGGGGATGCCGGCTGCAGCACATCTCCCCGGCCCACCAGGCGGTCCTGCTCCGACGGATCGTCACCGAGCAGCTGGAGCGCATCGCGCGGCTCGAGGACCCTCCCGTCGCCGAGACCGTGCGGCCACACGGCGGGGACGGCTTGGGCTACCGCAACCGTGCCCGCTTCACGCCGGACGGGTCGGGGCACCTCGGGTTCCATCGCGCGGCGAGCCACGAGGTCGAGCCGGTGGCCACCTGCCCGCTGCTCGAACCCGCGGCCCAAGCCGCTCGCGAGGCGGCCGGCGACACGTGGCAGGGCGTCGACGCGGTGGTCGTGCGCAGCGACGCGGACGGGCACCGGAGCATCGAGGTTCATCCCGGCGACGACCCGCTGCCGCCGCTGACCCCGCATGCCCCCGACACGGCGCTGATCGGCACCGACGGACCGGTGGCGCTGCGCGGCGACCCCCGATTGCGCGAGCAGGTCGGCGAGGTCTCGCTGCGCGTCTCACCGACGGTGTTCTTCCAACCGAGCCGCGCCGGCGCGTCGGCGCTCACCGACCTGGTGCGCACCGAAGCCGCGGTGCGCACGGGCGAGCGAGTCCTCGACGCCTACGCCGGCGTCGGCCTGTTCGGGGCCGCGCTGGCGGCCGACGGGGGGCGGGTGACCGCGGTGGAGGGCGACCCACTGGCCACCGAGGACGCGCTCGTGAACCTCCCGGCGGACGCGGAGGTCATCACCGCTCCGGTCCCCGAGGCGGTCGCCGAGCTCGCACAGGACGGCGAGCGCTTCGGGGTCGTGGTGCTGGATCCGCCCCGCAAGGGCGCGGGCCCGGAGTCCGTCGTCGCGTTGGCGGACCGGTGCGACCGAACGCTCGTCTACGTGTCGTGCGACCCGGCCGCGCTGGCGCGCGACACTCGCGCGCTGATCGATCACGGCTGGCGGCTCGCACGCGCGACGCCGGTCGATCAGTTCACCCACTCCGCGCACGTCGAGATCGTGGCACGGTTCGAGAGGCCGGCATGA